A region of the Polynucleobacter sp. MWH-Braz-FAM2G genome:
GAAGTAACCCAATTTACCTATTTCCAACAAGTCGGTGGCTTAGATTGCAAGCCTGTTCTTGGCGAAATCACATACGGTATTGAACGTTTAGCAATGTATATACAGAACTGCTCAAACGTCTATGACTTAGTTTGGGCTGATGGCATCTCATATGGTGATGTGTATCACCAAAATGAGGTTGAGCAATCTTGCTATAACTTTGAGCACTCAAATACTGATCTGCTATTTGTTAATTTCACTAACTATGAAAGTGAAGCGAAGCGTTTAATGGAAGTTCCACTAGCGCTGCCTGCATATGAAATGGTTCTCAAGGCAGCGCATACATTTAATTTGCTCGATGCTCGCGGCGCCATCTCAGTTACTGAACGTGCAGCCTATATCGGACGCATTCGCAATCTTTCTCGGGCCGTTGCTCAAGCCTACTTTGAGTCTAGAGAAAAACTAGGCTTTCCTATGTGTCAACGTCAAGCTAAAGCACAGGCTTAAGCGTATCAAGATTTCTGCATTCCACTTATGAGCACATCTAATTCAAAACCTCAATCAGCTACTTTATTGATTGAAGTATTTACCGAAGAATTACCTCCGAAGTCATTGCGCCGTCTAGGTGATGCTTTTAGTGCAGGCATCTTTGCAGCACTCAAATCTGCTGGATTAGCAACCGAGTCATCACTGGTGACTGGCTTTGCAACACCACGCCGCTTAGCAGTTCAAATCACTAATGTTCTAAATCAAGCGCCGGATTATCCAGTCCGTGAAAAACTCCTGCCAACCAGCATTGCTTTTGATGCTGAAGGCAAAGCAACCCCACCTTTACTCAAAAAATTAGGTGCACTAGGATATGCAGATGTTGACCTCACCACCTTAGAAAAAGCTGGTGAAGGCAAGAATGAAGCGCTTTATCTGAATGTCATCGCCAAGGGCGCCGCTCTTGAACAAACAGCTCAAATGGCACTCGAGCAGACGTTGAATAAGTTACCGATTGCAAAAATGATGCATTACCAAGTGCCGCAGAAAGATGGTCAATTGGCTGACGTCCAATTTGCTCGTCCTGCTCACCGCATTATTGTCCTACATGGGGATGCTGTGCTTAATATCAGCGCACTAGGTATCAAGGCAAATCATCAAACCGAAGGGCATCGCTTTTTAGCACCTGGAATTATCACTATTAATAATGCGGATCAGTACGAATCTGAACTGCAATCTAAAGCTAAGATCATCCCCAGCTTTAGCAAACGTCGTGACCAAATTGAATCTGCTCTTTTAAAAGCGGCTGGCGATGATTTGGTGTTGATGCCAGAAAGCCTTCTTGATGAGGTAACCGCTCTTGTTGAATGGCCAGCTATTTATGAATGCCACTTTGATCAAGAATTCTTGGAAGTTCCACAAGAATGCTTGATTTTGACCATGCAAACCAATCAAAAGTACTTTGCATTGACCGATAAAAATGGCAAGTTACGTAATCGATTTTTAATTGTCTCCAATATTGAAACCAAAAAGCCTGACGCCATTATTTCTGGTAACGAGAGAGTTGTACGCCCCCGTTTATCTGACGCTCGCTTCTTCTTCCAGCAAGATCAAAAGCGCCCACTAGCTTCACGCATAGCTGATCTAGGCAAGGTGGTTTATCACAACCAGCTTGGTAATCAGCTAGATCGTACCAAGCGGGTTCAAGGACTTGCAATTGGAATCGCCAAAAAACTAGGTGTCGATGAAAAGTTGGCCTCACGTGCTGCTGAAATTGCTAAAACAGACCTATTAACCGATATGGTTGGTGAGTTCCCAGAATTACAAGGAATTATGGGTCGTTATTACGCAACTCATGATGGTGAGCATCTTGATGTAGCTAGCGCTTGTAGCGAACACTACATGCCACGCTTTGCTGGTGATGAGCTACCGCAAACACAAACTGGCACTATTTTGGCAATTGCTGACAAACTAGAAACACTGGTAGGGATTTGGGGTGTAGGACTTGCGCCCACTGGCGATAAGGATCCTTATGCACTGCGCCGTCATGCCCTCGGCATCTGTCGTTTGCTTTTGGAGAAAAATCTTTCGCTCAATTTGCCAGATCTTATTGAGATGGCTCGCGCCCAGTTCTCTCAAGCAGACGTGCAAGAGAAAGCAAATACGGCTGATATCTACGCATTCATTATTGATCGTTTACGCGCCTATCTAAGAGACCAATCGGTTGCTGGTAAAGCATTCACTAGCGCTGAGATTGACGCTGTCCTCAGCCAAGAGCCAGCGCAAATCAATGATTTGATTGAACGCTTGAGAGCATTGCGTGAATTTAATGCTCTTGAAGAAGCTGCTCAGCTTGCTGCCGCCAATAAGCGTATTAGTAATATTTTGAAGAAGACCTCCACTGCCATACCGGCAACTTGCTCAGAAAAATTACTGCAAATACCAGCAGAGGCTACATTACATAAGGCCCTAGAAGCAGTTACTCCAGCACTCACTGCTGCTTATGAAAAACGACAGTTTGTGGAACTCTTAAGATCTCTTGTAGCCTTGAGTAAACCTATTGACCAATTTTTTGCCGATGTCATGGTCATGGATCCAAATACCGAGTTACGCGATAACCGTTTAGCGCTCTTGCAACAACTTCACCAGAAAATGAATCTCGTTGCCGATCTCGGCAAACTAGCATGAGCACTGGCTCCTCTAAACTGATAATTCTGGATCGCGATGGCGTGATCAACGAGGATCGCGATGATTATGTGAAGTCGGTAGACGAGTGGATCCCCATACCTGGCAGTCTAGAAGCAATCGCCCTATTAAATCAGGCCGGTTATCAAATTGCCATTGCAACTAACCAATCCGGACTTTCTAGAGGTTATTTCAGCATTAACGATTTGCATGCCATGCATAGCAAAATGGAAGCATTGTTAAAGCCCTTGGGCGGACGTATCGATAGTATTTTTTTCTGTCCTCATCAGGATGCCCACCAATGCGATTGCCGTAAACCAGCGCCTGGTCTCATGAAAGAGATCGCATTACGCTACAAGAAGATTGATAGCACTCACCCTCTTGCTGGCGTTCCCATAGTTGGAGATTCTTTACGTGATCTACAAGCTGGAGTGGCTTTAGGAGCAACACCTCATTTAGTACTGACTGGAAAAGGCCAAAAGACGATGGCAAAAGGTGACTTACCTGCAGGCACACAAATACACGCTGATCTACTAGCATTTGCAAATACACTTTTAGAAAATAAGGTTTAGAACAGACATGATGTTGATTCGCTCCATCCTCTTCGCTTTATTTTTACTGGTGTTCACTCCCATTTGGTCAGTACTCTGCTTGCTGGCTTTTCCATTTTTGAACCCAGAAAATCGCTACACCTTCATTGGACTCTGGAACAAAATAGTGATTGCCTTATTAAAGCCACTGTGTGGAATTCAGTATGAGATCCGCGGCATGGAAAATATGCAGGCTGTCCTAAACGAGCGCGTCATTATCTTAAGCAAACATCAGTCTGCTTATGAAACGATTGCTTATATTGCTTTGCTACCCAAGCAACTTTGTTTTGTTTTTAAACGTGAGTTACTTTGGATCCCATTTTTTGGCTGGGCTTTGGCTCTGCTGAAAATGATCCACATAGATCGTTCTAATAAACAGAGTGCAGCCCATTCAGTAGCAACTCAGGGTCGTAAACGCTTGAGTGAAGGTAAATGGATTATGCTTTTTCCGGAAGGCACTAGAACCCCTACAGGGTCTACTAAGCCATATCGCAAAGGTGGTGCACGTCTAGCGAGCGCTACTGATGCTTTGGTTATTCCGATTGCACATAATGCCGGTCGCTGTTGGCCAAAAAATAGTTTTCTAAAACATCCTGGCACAGTGATTTTTTCAATTGGACCGGCAATCAACTCAGCCAATAAATCAGCGGAACAACTTCAACAAGAGGTAGAGAGTTGGATTGAAGCTGAAATGCGTGTAATTGATCCCACTGCATACAAATAAAAATACTGTTTTAAAGATTGGCGCCTAAGCAGAATTAAGCCGCTTGGATCTTTGCCCACTCAATGTACCGGTCTACTGAAATGTCTTGAGCTCTCGACTTGAGCTCTTCATCTGTCAAGCCTAATTGCTCCGAAAATACTTGCAAATTGGTACGCAACATTTTTCTTCTTTGGGAAAATGCAGCTGCCACAATCTTCTCTAAAGAACTCCATTGCACTTCGGTTAATGAAAAATCTCTTCTTGGAATCATGCGTACCACAGCAGAATTCACCTTGGGGTGAGGTTCAAAGGCTTCAGGAGGCACCTCCAACACCAATTCCATATCGTAGCGGGCTTGTAGCATGACAGATAAGCGGCTGAAATCAGAGCTACCCGCCTTCGCGACCATTCTTTCAACCACTTCAGCTTGCAACATAAATACTTGTTCATCAATAAAATTAGCGGCAGAAACTAAATGAAATAGCAATGGTGATGAGATGTTGTAAGGCAAGTTACCAACAACCTTACATAAGCCTTGTTTGCTTAAACGATTTTGAGCCCATGCCAAGAAATCAAATTTAAGGGCATCGCCCTCAATCACGTTGAGGCCCTTAAGATTCTTTTCATTCCAAAAAGCTACTAAATCACGATCAATTTCTAAGAGGTCCAACTGATCAAGACTACTTAACAAAGGCAGCGTTAAGGCACCAAGACCAGGTCCAATTTCGATAACATGCATATCCGAACTAGGATTGATGAGCGAGACAATCGAATAAATAATTCCGTTGTCTTGTAGAAAGTTTTGCCCAAATCGTTTACGTGCGCGATGCATGAATTAGTTTAGCCTTTGTTGATTAAGGGCTAATTGATAGGCTAAACGAAGGGCTTCAAGCATGCTACCAGCGTCCGCTATTCCTTTACCCGCAATGTCCAAGGCCGTTCCGTGATCTACCGATGTGCGAATAATCGGCAACCCGAGAGTGACATTGATTCCATTTCCAAATGTCACAAATTTAAAGGGTGCCAAGCCTTGATCATGATAAATTGCAATGAACGCATCGACTTTGGAGATGGATTCAGCATCAAACATCGTATCGCCTGGATGAGGACCAGATACATTCACTCCCAACTCTTTAGCCGCTTCGATTGCAGGGGTAATAATTTCTATTTCTTCCCGCCCTAAATGACCGGACTCCCCAGCATGGGGATTTAGACCAGCCACACGAATTAATGGTTTAGCAATGCCAAATTTTTTTTGTAAATCTTGATTCACGATTTGAATCGTATTTAATATCAACTCATAACTTAGGGCTTGTGGCACCTCTTTTAAAGGAAGGTGTGTTGTAGCTAAAGCAACTCGCAAATCTCGCGGAGCCGTTAGCCCCAGAAAACCATTGGGTAATTGGGCGCATAACATCATGACTACATGAGAACTATTGCAGCGTTGCGCCAAGTACTCCGTATGCCCCGTAAAGGGTGTGCCAGCGTCATTGATAATACTTTTTTGAAGTGGTGCGGTTACCATGGCATCATAGCGACCTTGCAAGCACCCATCGATAGCGTAGTTCAATTGATTAATAACATACGAGGCATTATCAACATTTAAGAGGCCCGGCGTTACAGTCGCCCCCAGCGAAATTGGATGAAATTGCAGCCTATCCAATAACTCTGAGGAAATACCTTTGGGCACTAAAAATAATGTTTTATCGCCCAATAAAGTAATCTGAACATTAACTTGTTCACGCAAAAAATCTAGTGAAGCTACAAGAGAAACTTCAGGCCCTACTCCAGCTGGCTCGCCAGTACTTACAACGAGATTAACGTGGCGGGCTACTTGCTGCATCATCCACATTCAGAATTTTTACAGTTGCGTTATCACGCAGCTCTCGCAACCATTCTTGGTAAGCTTGCTCAAATTTTCTTTCACGAATTGCCGCACGGGCAAATTGACGTTGCTTTTCGACAGTAAGCTGGCCTTCACGACGATCCAACACTTGTATCAAATGCCAACCAAATTCAGTTTTTACTGGGTTACTTACCTCACCAATTTGCAAACGATTCATTGCCTGCTCAAACTCGGGAACCAGGTCACCAGGACTCATCCAACCCAACTCCCCGCCATTTTGAGCGGAGCCATCTTCAGAATATTTTTTTGCTAGTTCTGCAAAATCAGCAGTCTTAGCGCGAATCTGATCGCGATAACCTTGCAAACGTCTCTCTGCGTCTTGATCAGTTAAACCAGGGCGACTCCGCAACAAAATATGACGAGATAAGGTTTGTGTGATGGGAATATTTTGTGGCATGTTTGAACCAGAAACTGGAGTAGCAGCCTGCTGTGGGGGAGGACTTGCTCCAACTGCACGTCTATCCAACACTTTAAGTACGTGATAGCCCGCAGGACTTTTCACCACAGTATTAGCCACTTGCCCACCACCAGTGTTGCGAATTGCCTCATAAAATAATTGAGGCAATCGATCGGCAGTACGATATCCCAACTCCTGAAACTTGATCTTCGGATTATCTTTTGCTGCCATAGCACCCAATTGCAAGAAATCAACATCTCCACGAGCATCTTTTAAAAGAATGTCGGCTTTCTTCTTTGCATCAGCCTGAGCACCAGCACCAGCATTAGCATCTACAGGGATAAATATCTGCGCAACATCAATCTCCTCGATATCACCTTTGCCAGCTGGAACAGAACGCGATGCGCCAACCGCAGTCATAGCGCGCGTACGATCGGCAATAAAGTTATCAATCTCAGCATCGGATATTTTGATCTTTGCTTCAATTTCGCGCTCTCGATATCGGCTCACCATAATATCGTCTCGCAAAAGTTCCTTATATCGCTCAAACGTTGTACCAGAAGCGTTTACCTTAGCCTTAAACTCGGCATAAGTAGACTTATTTTTTGCAGCAAGATCCGCAATTATCTTATCCAACTCTTTATTACTAACCCTAATTCCTTCTTGCTCAGCATTTTGCAATTGAATTTTTTCAAGAATTAGGCGATCCAAAACTAATTTTCGCAACGATCCATCTTCGGGCAATTTAACACCTTGCTTTTTGAGAACTGCAATTCGATCATCGATTTCCTTGCGTGTTACAAAGCCAGTATTAACCACTGCGGCAACACCATCTATATTTCGTATCTTAGAGTCAGCAGAAATATTCGACTTTGCTGCATCTTGAGCAAAGGACATATTCACCAATAAACAGAGGCCAAAAAAAATGGTGTGAATAATAATTTGTTTAAAGCGAATCACAGAAAGCATCATTGATAATTCTCGTATATTGATGGTGGTATAGGCTTAGAGGTGGGCATATATCCTGGAACATTTAACTTCATGATATCAACTGGATTGCTTCCAGCGCTAGCAAAGCCCCTAAATTCAACCTGAAAAAGCACTTGGGTTGTCGTAATTTGAGAAGTATTAAGCACCTGAGAATAGGCTCCGCGGAAAGTCCAGCAATCCCTGGTCCACTCCAAAGCCACTAAAGTATTCAATGTTTTAGTGGTCAGCGCATCATATCCCCAGCGGCCCAAAACAGAAATTTCCTTAGTAATAGGCCACTGTCCAGAGATATTGTATTGATCTGTAGTGGTAGCGGCTGGCACAAATGACTGATTATTTTGTATAGATGCCTGTACTGGTGGAGACCAGACATTTCGGTAGCCAAAATTTAGACTTCTGCCTTGAGTTGGCCGCCAGCTAGCACCAACCGTTGTCTGTACGAATCGATTCAACTGAGTGTTGTATTGCCCGAATACATCCGCACTGAAATTACCTAGCAAGCGAAGAGATCCCGAACCTAGAGTGTCTGAATAAGTGGTGGGATTGGCAATATTTCCATTTAGACCTACTCGCTGTCCAGTGAATTGCTGCTTTTGCGCGAGAGTTACATTTGCACGTTCAGTACCCGTATTTGCCTCAATCATGCGGCTTGTTAAACCAAGCGTGGCCGCATTACTGTCTGCAATACGGTCATTACCAATAAAAGTATTTTCACTAAAAATTTGAGAGATACCAAAACCCGCATCTGCTGTATCGAATAATGGGGTTTGGGCTTGACTCTGATAAGGGGTGTAAACATAAAATGCGCGAGGCTCCATCGTCAACAACATATCTCTACCAAAGAAGCCCTTCAATTCTTTAGCATCTCTTTCAAAAGCCAAGCCAGAATCTAGACTTAGGGTTGGGATAGTAAAACCTTGAGCTACTGGTGCGCCACCAGTTATAAATGGGGTGGCATTATATGTATTGGATTGAAAGCTCACCTTAGGAGTAATGTAATAGCCTGGCGTTATTTGCGGCAAGGACATCGCCCCTTTAATAACAGTCCTATCTGCTTGACTATAAACACCAGGAGCAGTAGCAGCTAAGTTGCCGCCGATGTTATAAGAAAATCTTGTGAAGTCAGTTGAAAATGTTGTTGCCGGGCCGGTGGGCAACGTAATGTATTTTCCACTTGTATCTGCGACTGCTGGAGTAAGGCGGTTGTTATAGGTAGCGTTAATATTTGGCAACACGTTATATGGTGCTTGTACCGTAGAGGTGGGATCAGGCTGCAGAGTTTGAAAACTCAAAGCTCTAGCTGATACAACCCAATTACTTAAACTACCAGTCAATCCCTTTGTTGTTCCAATTTCTTGGCGAAACTGGCTAGTTACAGATCCAGCAATACTTTGAGAAAAATCTGTAGGATATAAATTATCGGAAACGCGAGACATATTAGCGTAAGCAGTCCATGATCCTGGCAATGGCACCCCACCCGGCGCAAGTCCACCGCTAAAGACCTGTCGTTGTTGCCAGTCGTAACGCCAGCGACTGGTTCCTGTTTTATTGTCATGAGCCAGATAATCGCCAGCCAAGATTCCGCTATATTTGGTATCTAAAAAACGATAATTGGCACCCAACTGGAGTCCACGCTCAGCCATATATCGTGGCAATATCAATAAATCTCTATTTGGCGCAATATCAACATAGTATGGTTGGGTAATATCAAATCCATTATTTGAGTTATAACCTGCTACCGGAGCCAAAATACCAGAACGACGCTGATTCGAAGTCGGTGCAGTGAAATACGGAACATAGGCAATCGGCACATCAAAGAAACGCATCACCCCATGCGTCCCCACCATTTCTTTTTGCTCGTTATCAATTTCTAATTTGTCAGCCGTGAAATACCAATCCATATTTTGAGGGGTACAGGTCGTATAAGTAGCCTTATCAAATATAAAAATATCGGAATTTTCTATTGTTATTTTATTTGCTGTACCGTTTCCCCGGGTATCCCGAAGTTCATATGTCGGCGTTTCCATTTGACCTTCACGAGCATCTACCTTAAATTGCGCTGTTGGCCCTTTAAGACTTGTATTCCCTTTGGACAATTCAACATTGCCTACTAAGTCAGCAATATCAGTATCAGGGTCATAAGTAATTTCATCGGCTTTAATTACTGTGCCATTACGACGAATTTGTGCTCGACCTTTCAAATTCATCTGGCGATTAACAACACCATCAATCGAATCGCTAGATGTAAAAGTAAGCGCTTTGTTGTCATCCAATGGAAGCCCAACACGCAATTGATCATCCAACTTTAAAATAGTGACATTACCGCGATCCGGTAGCAAAACAGTATTAGCGCCAGCCTGAGAAACTGGGGGTAAAGGTGCAGGGGCCTGAGCGCGTCCGAAGTGGGCAAATTGAAGCAATGCCACCCCCATCATCACGCGCAGGGTTACATGCAAAAAAAGAGGGGCGCAAAGGCCGGCGCGACGGCGATAATGACTCATAGATACAGACCCGCCTTATTATACGAATCGACCATGACTGACTCACGCTTAAACACCCTACGTAACTGGCTAAAGGCCCTAGAAGCTAGCTGGCAATTAGATCTCGACACTTTGGTACCAGCTTCCGCGGATGCCAGCTTTCGGCGCTATTTCCGAATTGAGTCAAAAAAGCCCGATTTCAGCACTTTAATCGTGATGGATGCTCCGCCTGAACATGAGCCCTTAGATGCCTTTATTAAGGTCGACTTATTGCTCACAGTAGCGGGTTTAAATGCACCCAAAATCCTCGAGCAGAATCTTGAAAAAGGCTTCTTATTGCTAAGTGATTTGGGAACCAAAACTTACCTAGCGGAACTCAACAACGAAACGGCAGATCATCTCTATACAGATGCAACACATGCATTGGTTTTGATGCAAAAAGCTAGCAAGCCAGATGTATTGCCAAACTATGATGAAGCCCTTTTGCAACGCGAGCTGGATCTATTTCCTGATTGGTATCTAAAGAAGCATCTCAATATTGAGCTCAATGCCCAACAAACAGAGCAATTACAAAAAACGTTTCAACTGATCATTAAAAACAATTTAGCTCAAGCCAAAGTGTATGTTCACCGAGATTATCATTCACGTAATTTAATGGTGACAGAAATCAATAATCCTGGCGTGATTGACTTTCAAGATGCTGTCTACGGACCAATTACTTATGATGCCTCCTCGCTATGGCGTGATGCTTACATAGCCTGGCCAGAGGAACGAGTAATTGATTGGGTCATTAAATTTTGGGAAGAAGGTCGTAAAGCAGGCTTACCAATGCCAGATGATTTTGGACAGTTCTATCGCGACTTTGAGTGGATGGGATTACAGCGTCACCTGAAAGTTCTTGGCATCTTTGCAAGACTATTCCATCGTGATGGCAAGGATGGCTACCTTAAAGATATTCCCCTTGTTCTTGAGTATGCGATTGCCTGCGCAAATCGATATATCGAATTAAAACCCTTAGCGCGACTTCTAGAGTCCACGCGTACTGCTAAAGATTAGCCAATCATTCACGATGCTTATGAGTAATCCCATTCCTTGCTTTTTGCTAGCCGCTGGCAGAGGCGAGCGCATGCGTCCTCTCACGGACAACTTACCCAAACCCTTGCTCAGCATTCAAAATAAATCCTTGTTGGCATGGCATTTAGAGACTCTATCTAAAGCAAAGATTCAAGAAGTGGTCATTAATCACGCCTGGTTGGGTGAAAAAATTGAATTGGCATTAGGAAACGGACAGCAATTTGGTCTTCATATCCAGTACTCTCCTGAGGGTAGCGCTTTAGAGACGGCTGGCGGCATTTGTAAGGCGCTTCCCATCATTGCACCCAAAGATTACTTTCTGGTGATTAATGGCGATGTATTTAGCCCCAACTTGCCTGTAGACCAACTTTTAGAGACTGCCTCCAATATGCGTATGGATGCAAATAAACCTTTAGCACACTTATTAATGGTCCCAAACCCAGTTCAGCATCCAGAGGGGGATTTCTACCTCCGTAACTCCACAGTAAGTAATGCTGCATCAGAGGGCGCTGAAAAACTAACCTTTTCAGGCATTGGGATTTATCACAAAGACCTTTTCCAAGATCTTGAAATAGGGATACCAGCCAAGCTAGCGCCCCTTCTAAGAAAGGCAATGGAGCAAAATAAAGTGTCCGGTGAAAAATATATTGGTCCATGGCACGATGTAGGTACACCACAACGCTTACAAGAGCTCAACGCAGCATATGAATAAAACAGATATTTATCGACTTCGTAGAAATCAACTAGCGGAACAAATTTTTGCTAAAACTGGAGGTGGAGTTGCCATCATTTCTACCGCCCCTGAACTTACCCGCAACCGCGACAGCGAATTTCCTTATCGCCATGACAGCGATTTTTATTACCTAACAGGCTTTGAAGAGCCAGGCGCCACTCTAGTTATGAAGGTTGGTAAAAGTGGAAATCACTTTGAAGTTCAATCTCATTTGTTTTGCAGACCCAAAGATCCAGAACGAGAAATTTGGGATGGTATTCGCCTTGGCCCTGATGCGGCCCCGGAAACATTGGGCATTGAATTTGCTCATAGCAATCAGGAGTTAGATCAAAAATTAAATGACTTATTGGCTGACCAGAGCGCTCTATATGTTCGTCTAGCTGATAGTGCGGAATCTGATAGACGCCTACGTCACTGGATGAAACAAGTTCGAGCACAAGCTCGCTCTGGAGTAAATGCACCTTCTCAACTTCATGATATTGATGCGATGATTCATGAAATGCGTCTGTTTAAAAACGTTCATGAAATTGACATCATGCGTCGTGCTGCAGCCATCTCGGCTCGCGCCCATATCCGTGCGATGCAAGCCTGCAAGCCAGGCATGAGGGAATATCAACTTGAAGCAGAGCTACTACATGAATTTCGTAATAGCGGGGCTCAATGTGTTGCCTACAACAGCATAGTTGCTGGTGGCGCCAACTCTTGCATTCTTCACTATCGCGCTGGTTCAACCGAATTACGTAGTGGTGAACTATGCTTAATTGATGCGGGTTGTGAGCTTGATAGCTATGCATCCGATATCACGCGCACATTTCCTGTAAATGGTAAGTTTTCAGGTCCGCAACGCGCTCTTTACGATATTACTTTGGCAGCTCAGGAAGCCGCTATTGCCATGACAAAACCAGGTAATACTTTTATGCAACCACACGAAGCGGCACTGCAAGTATTAACCCAAGGTTTGTTAGATGAAAAACTATTAAAGCTTACTGAGCTGGGTTCGCTTGAGAACGCCATTGAAACAGGCGCTTACCGTCGCTTTTATATGCACCGCACCTCACATTGGTTAGGGATGGACGTGCATGATGTTGGCTCGTATCGCGAATCCGCCCTAGAATCATCTGGCGCCGATAAGCCTTGGCGCATCTTAAAGAGTGGCATGGTGATTACTATTGAGCCGGGCCTCTATATCAGACCAGCAGACGATATAGATGAAAAGTTTTGGAATATTGGCATTCGCATTGAAGATGATGCCGTCTTAAATGATGCTGGATGTGAGTTGATATCCCGTGGCGTACCCGTCAAAGCAGATGAAATTGAAGCAATCATGAAAAACGTATAACAATTTCTGAATAAAAATGAATTCCTCCAATTGCGATATCTTGATTCAAGGCGGCGGTCCAGTTGGACTAGCTTGTGCCGCATGGGTGCTGCAAAAATTTCCTGATGCGAATATCACATTACTGGATCGCAACCCAAAGGGTGACGATGAATTAGCCAATGCTGATAGTCGTGGCATAGCCCTCTCACATGGCAGCAAAATATTGTTAGACACGATTCAGGCATGGCCAAAAGAATCTGCCGAAATACATCAAGTACATGTTTCGCAAGCCGGACGTTTTGGCAGAGCACTAATGACACGTGAAGAGCTCAAGCAAGATGCGCTAGGACATATTATTCGTTACCGTGATATACACATCACACTACGTCAAGCCTTGCGATCCGTACAAACTTCGAGTCCAAACTTTGTGTGGAAGCATAATCAAAAAGAATCAGAAGAAAATCAGATTCATGCGAAATGTATCGTGCATGCCGAGGGCGGCTTATTTAAAAATCAAGATTGGGTTGAATCCGGTCGCGATTACAGTCAATCAGCTCTTGTGGGTTTGGTTGAAGTAGAGAATGCAACACCCCATCAAGCGTGGGAACGATTTACCGCAGAGGGTCCTCTAGCAGTTCTACCAAG
Encoded here:
- a CDS encoding FAD-dependent monooxygenase, coding for MNSSNCDILIQGGGPVGLACAAWVLQKFPDANITLLDRNPKGDDELANADSRGIALSHGSKILLDTIQAWPKESAEIHQVHVSQAGRFGRALMTREELKQDALGHIIRYRDIHITLRQALRSVQTSSPNFVWKHNQKESEENQIHAKCIVHAEGGLFKNQDWVESGRDYSQSALVGLVEVENATPHQAWERFTAEGPLAVLPSHYGPHILNLIWCGSPESSQYRLQLNDVDFLSELQKEFGSRIGRFMKVQDRRLYELGLNYRKEIIKDNHVWIGNAAQTLHPVAGQGLNLGLRDAFLLAEKLVGIFSSPLEGQYPADIDKALQSYAQSRKADRTTTIGLTDFMARVFTSNLAPVVLARGLALSALQWLPPVKTALARQMMFGRR